The following proteins are encoded in a genomic region of Carboxydothermus pertinax:
- a CDS encoding sensor domain-containing diguanylate cyclase, with protein MRWSFKLRLLLAVLVVLFLGLLAQSILKFIEDRRELLSFHYQKSIENYQLVESLLKHEQLRLSVAANLVLADKKIKRALLNNDKEGLISDLLPFYRKLKEQSIENLLFLLPDGKVLYRFHEPSFNGDSILIRPLVRQVLSTRKPTFGIELGKSGAYIYYLLPIYDQNQIFLGVVQVGEEFEHFLKGLDLLSPYINLFFLPVNQENFAVYNSSDFVGTVKKYGNWFYLGSNQPEMGKRVLNIMPPEKLLNSKSGVVEINSSPYYLQRFNGKNFTEVILCPASDYETYARKIFWQGLIQLLLLGLGSGLLIVFTVNKSLEPLEEILKAFAEVSVKGVMGIEPLKVRAVREFKEFIAGLNELITYVRDEYTELQEINQFQGILQQETREENVYYLIVSLLKQKFNINKVVILRLNESEDRFEEVLATTRIGCRKDVLYKPELCKVKRTGKSLWVKESVDLCPEFTDEDDYFCYPMIIGGKIRGVIQARIPKETRVNFDKVVRYLSLAAPVIYNTRLLAKAQKRALEDQLTGLYNRRFMQGFLDKQLAIAERTGQPLAVIMFDLDHFKEINDNFGHLTGDELLKVLATLIQETVRRQDLAVRYGGDEFLLILPDTDRTGAKELAEKLKRAIAQNIFPGAIGGIKLTASFGIAVYPEDGRRIEELIQVADDYLYRAKREGRNCIVSG; from the coding sequence CTAGTAGAATCTTTATTAAAGCACGAACAATTGCGGCTAAGCGTGGCTGCTAATCTGGTGCTGGCGGATAAAAAAATAAAAAGAGCCCTTTTGAATAATGATAAGGAGGGTTTAATCTCTGACCTTTTGCCCTTTTACCGGAAATTAAAAGAGCAAAGCATTGAAAATCTGCTTTTTCTTCTACCCGATGGTAAGGTCCTCTACCGCTTTCATGAGCCAAGTTTTAACGGTGATAGTATTTTAATACGCCCCCTGGTACGGCAGGTGCTATCTACGCGAAAACCTACTTTTGGGATAGAGTTAGGAAAATCCGGTGCTTATATTTATTATTTACTGCCGATTTATGATCAAAATCAAATTTTTTTAGGAGTTGTCCAGGTAGGAGAAGAGTTTGAACACTTCCTCAAAGGATTAGATTTGTTATCCCCTTATATTAATTTGTTTTTTTTGCCGGTAAATCAGGAAAATTTTGCGGTATATAACAGCAGTGACTTTGTGGGGACAGTTAAGAAATACGGAAACTGGTTTTATTTAGGATCAAATCAGCCGGAAATGGGAAAAAGGGTTTTAAATATCATGCCTCCTGAAAAGTTATTGAATTCTAAATCCGGTGTTGTGGAAATCAATTCAAGTCCTTACTACTTGCAAAGGTTTAATGGCAAAAATTTTACAGAAGTAATTCTTTGCCCTGCTTCAGACTATGAAACTTATGCTCGAAAAATTTTCTGGCAAGGGTTAATTCAGTTATTACTTTTAGGATTAGGAAGCGGCTTGTTAATTGTTTTCACGGTAAATAAAAGTTTAGAACCCTTAGAAGAAATTTTAAAAGCTTTTGCGGAAGTCAGCGTTAAAGGGGTTATGGGGATTGAGCCTTTAAAAGTCAGAGCGGTGCGGGAGTTTAAAGAATTTATTGCTGGGTTAAATGAGCTTATAACCTATGTCCGGGATGAATATACCGAACTTCAGGAAATTAACCAGTTTCAAGGGATTTTACAGCAGGAGACCCGGGAAGAAAATGTTTATTACTTAATAGTAAGTTTATTGAAACAAAAATTTAATATAAATAAGGTGGTAATTTTACGCTTAAATGAGAGTGAAGACCGTTTTGAGGAAGTGCTGGCTACCACTAGAATTGGTTGTCGTAAAGATGTTTTATATAAACCGGAACTTTGTAAAGTAAAGCGGACGGGAAAATCCTTATGGGTAAAAGAAAGTGTGGATTTATGTCCTGAGTTTACCGACGAGGATGATTATTTCTGCTATCCCATGATAATTGGCGGAAAAATTCGGGGAGTGATTCAGGCCAGGATTCCCAAGGAAACCAGGGTGAATTTTGATAAGGTGGTACGTTATTTATCTTTAGCGGCGCCGGTTATTTACAATACGCGGCTTTTAGCTAAAGCCCAAAAAAGAGCTTTGGAAGACCAATTAACCGGCCTTTATAATCGCCGTTTTATGCAGGGTTTTCTGGATAAGCAGCTGGCTATTGCTGAACGGACCGGACAGCCCTTAGCCGTTATTATGTTTGATTTAGACCATTTTAAAGAAATTAACGATAATTTCGGCCATTTGACCGGCGATGAGTTATTGAAGGTACTGGCAACCTTAATTCAGGAAACCGTTCGCCGGCAGGATTTGGCGGTGCGCTACGGCGGGGATGAATTTTTATTAATTTTGCCCGATACCGACCGGACTGGGGCCAAGGAATTAGCGGAAAAGTTAAAAAGAGCGATTGCTCAAAATATTTTCCCTGGAGCTATCGGAGGCATAAAGCTAACGGCTAGTTTTGGAATTGCCGTTTATCCCGAAGATGGGCGGCGGATAGAAGAGTTAATTCAAGTTGCAGATGATTATTTATACCGGGCCAAAAGAGAAGGGCGAAATTGTATTGTTAGTGGCTAA